One genomic window of Spiroplasma endosymbiont of Diplazon laetatorius includes the following:
- a CDS encoding lipoprotein, producing the protein MKKLLTLLATATLVASPAAVVVACGDKGGSENGGENLPNANFKLEKNNIEIDTKNPGSIKISNWEILNTKSKPSKFTYDTDGIVQATIGLNGEITISPLANAKPSTVKVTVESGIGYKEVITVTIKEIQQEDSFKLDKTSIEMETSKFNYITVTNWDSLSEDKKPSSLTFNNQGYAEAEIDSANHRIKITANNKEIENLVLTVKSENGQTVDVNIKITLSVFDLAQDNLVLNVMAGNMTDGYIDPNIAIGDDGFQITEESVINGFSEMNGVKLNAEDLKIEEIDSGNNGIGALYQISASENSKTVKGSNLVTLNQGIDPSDYFVNRDLGEIRLFKGAFNSLQDVLNKKDDSMSLAAIIFEQIGAKNKQLEYIKNNLVKNLGAGGKEIMSKSTVSATTFKINGMPELGGIFKPNVKVEFTQKIVQEDRITLFEALPSNGKVEIDVHNFDDKTKVGQIKAKTEVYNQLTQEFKNKVSLSHFIEFTNIIFNTKDANQKPIDFKFDVLPGSDILYGHDGAAFQGYICAKGMVAIGTGSGDLSKYEENKKLEEKYSSGMGYFTIGGSTSGNFYQGHDIIQVKQKVNGIENNLAIENNKETSLQFTLSDKVAGSNYNVTAEAIGNKVTKTEVVENGDGTYTLKMTPSFKGGIIPKTTDTIAIKVNGFTTMKLEIKQA; encoded by the coding sequence ATGAAAAAATTATTGACACTTTTAGCAACTGCTACTTTAGTTGCTTCACCTGCAGCTGTTGTTGTAGCTTGTGGGGATAAAGGAGGAAGCGAAAACGGGGGAGAAAATCTGCCAAATGCTAACTTCAAACTTGAAAAAAACAACATTGAAATTGATACAAAAAATCCTGGATCAATTAAAATATCAAACTGAGAAATATTAAATACAAAATCTAAACCAAGTAAATTTACTTACGACACAGACGGTATTGTACAAGCTACAATCGGTTTAAATGGAGAAATCACAATAAGTCCATTAGCAAATGCTAAGCCATCAACTGTAAAAGTTACTGTTGAGTCTGGCATCGGATACAAAGAAGTTATAACTGTAACTATAAAAGAAATTCAGCAAGAAGATTCTTTCAAATTAGATAAAACTTCAATTGAAATGGAAACTTCTAAATTCAACTACATAACAGTTACAAATTGAGACTCATTGAGTGAAGATAAAAAACCTTCAAGTCTTACTTTTAACAACCAAGGATATGCAGAAGCTGAAATTGATTCAGCAAATCATAGAATTAAAATTACTGCAAATAATAAAGAAATAGAAAATCTTGTTTTAACAGTTAAGTCTGAAAACGGACAAACTGTGGATGTAAATATCAAAATTACTTTAAGTGTTTTTGATTTAGCTCAAGATAACTTAGTGCTTAATGTAATGGCGGGTAATATGACTGATGGTTATATTGACCCAAATATTGCTATAGGGGACGATGGTTTCCAAATAACAGAAGAATCAGTAATTAATGGTTTTAGTGAAATGAATGGTGTTAAATTAAATGCTGAAGATTTAAAAATTGAAGAAATTGATTCTGGTAACAATGGTATTGGAGCTCTTTACCAAATATCTGCATCAGAAAACAGTAAAACAGTTAAAGGTTCTAACTTGGTTACATTAAATCAAGGTATAGATCCTAGCGATTATTTTGTTAATAGAGATCTTGGAGAAATCAGATTATTTAAAGGTGCATTTAATAGTTTACAAGATGTACTTAATAAAAAAGATGACTCAATGTCTCTTGCTGCTATAATATTTGAGCAAATTGGTGCTAAAAATAAACAACTAGAATACATTAAAAATAACTTAGTTAAAAATTTAGGTGCTGGTGGAAAAGAAATAATGTCAAAATCAACAGTTTCAGCAACTACATTTAAAATAAATGGTATGCCAGAACTTGGTGGAATATTCAAACCAAATGTGAAAGTTGAATTTACACAAAAAATAGTTCAAGAAGATAGAATAACATTATTTGAAGCTTTACCATCAAATGGAAAAGTTGAAATTGATGTACATAACTTTGATGATAAAACTAAGGTTGGTCAAATTAAAGCGAAAACTGAAGTTTATAACCAATTAACACAAGAATTTAAAAATAAAGTATCTCTATCTCATTTTATAGAGTTTACAAATATTATTTTCAATACAAAAGATGCTAATCAAAAACCAATTGATTTTAAATTTGATGTTTTACCTGGATCAGATATATTATATGGTCATGATGGAGCTGCATTCCAAGGATATATATGTGCAAAAGGAATGGTTGCTATAGGAACTGGATCAGGAGATCTTTCTAAATATGAAGAAAACAAAAAACTTGAAGAAAAATACTCATCAGGAATGGGTTATTTCACAATAGGTGGTTCAACTTCAGGTAACTTTTACCAAGGTCACGACATTATTCAAGTAAAACAAAAAGTAAATGGTATAGAAAACAATCTTGCTATTGAAAACAATAAAGAAACAAGTTTACAATTTACTTTATCTGATAAAGTTGCTGGTTCAAATTACAATGTAACTGCAGAAGCTATAGGTAACAAAGTAACTAAAACAGAAGTTGTTGAAAATGGTGATGGTACATACACTTTAAAAATGACTCCTTCATTTAAAGGTGGGATTATACCTAAAACTACAGACACAATTGCAATAAAAGTGAATGGATTTACTACAATGAAACTTGAAATAAAACAAGCTTAA
- a CDS encoding ABC transporter permease: MKGIRLLLKNAFRSAGKNKSQIIGLSLLVMFVSLVISVLSATTTRVQGAYESLMTTSNLRDYVVDVDMNNQVKQPKPSQNRDEENGGETDPESGRVDWEDLSEYILSNGEITDEKLLLQQYIIAQMGLKYNFSSSFTEARLISGLEGKNGSIKVKAISKMNSESQQNGVDKLIVSKGRTFKQGNYKEVVIGESFAKENKIKIGDIVRINADKYGKDVLVKNTTGSSQEIKDLNNAISTKSAQDVLAMGAYQNMVWFEVVGIGTSADFTTPLLDQTTVMPNVKNEVLMYMDPTWMGYNTASYNFKNKRDESVLKTRYLSTYAVQNAKVVVSSENDRESYFSIKSNEGRSKSEIDKLNSEYKAYINVKRDIRYFYDRDDSTYKFSTRITTFSSIMSGYNAMATGLIIVIIVIAGFTTVLTTKKQVELQSRQIGCLKSLGYKKREVVNNFIAIPLIVSIAGALAGYILSIFLETVIVGMFSNYFNIAFLGFKFNIVTFSASILGLWLALTVLAYSIGYWKIRLSALTLLKGGDDKVINKFAMKIKSLSAKRRFNPRLRVALLTTSLGKLAGVSATMLLSATLLTTTVVAPKVMSDNMTATFNGMNYENMVEYTQPIANNPWSFYKTYNPNAENKGWGEYKEKIKIRNGGKDTGPSIGNASGWTDGRTAYPLIEEAAGKKASEAIDWNKVVSEIVGGDISPYYYSYDIADNDKFFWTEFSYLDWKNMSTKLLLNLDQASVSGIGSSTALTQLQGQWPDYSQLTASDLPNLVMVGDNLEQQQLLKYTKIMLRIYNKYIGGLKLSFNNNSLQDGEINAKKAIGNLNEVFTKKPTDKKKGVSNYWINDNKIKSSEYMEINIEDTSFRWKNESDLLNPQDLNDSYLNKLEAADIKKLNTALTLWFGAVLDGRMGMAILQTTYTRASYFVQEKMKQALEKNKNYNIAFNLVPYDNKLDELGTSLNVNFNTLNNKKESAKIYGINRDSSLVDLRDSKGKNIKENLFLNKAENGKVPLIINESMQKKLGKDIGATVSFEVLQELLYSDSKKVEYYNVNSDNNSTIKYGHNVGNPTKEDNYIDFKEMRTQSTYGYYTNDGLYSNNSAAIFTSNLGGVGSSQIAGSNISAKYAEDATNTVDVYNKYKNGNLVINKDVFSKEFEIVGVQDGYGQPQGWINNESANEILGYDKTQKYNFENWFAREYPEGNPIYKMEMFSGENDEIIQGTNLEQFFTEVYNGKRSFEDFKSNVERSKENSSWRKMNELYNNLYPIFNYKYTGDKVMQDLESGMSIAQRFADFSSVGLNGNYHMIETECPPKEENENSAYEEVEDQKCMTIDPKNFNEGYGIGALSTMLPKEQTRQILGQITTLINMIMIMFIVIAVIVSATIILLTTSLIIYENKQFIATMKTLGYSNPYVVKQILGMYIMPILIMYVIGFIIGWTTFVFIANYMAINTAWVLPVQFTIWLPFAVFGVIAAIYGVTFGIGWSNIQKINPLEALKDK; encoded by the coding sequence ATGAAAGGAATTAGACTTTTACTTAAGAACGCTTTTAGATCAGCTGGTAAAAATAAATCTCAAATAATAGGTTTATCTTTATTGGTTATGTTTGTATCTTTAGTTATATCAGTTTTATCTGCAACAACAACAAGAGTTCAAGGAGCATATGAAAGTTTAATGACAACATCAAATTTAAGGGATTATGTAGTTGATGTTGATATGAATAATCAAGTTAAACAGCCAAAACCTTCTCAAAATAGAGATGAGGAAAATGGCGGGGAAACAGACCCAGAATCTGGTAGAGTTGATTGAGAGGATTTATCTGAATATATTTTAAGTAATGGTGAAATTACTGATGAGAAATTGTTATTGCAACAATATATTATTGCTCAAATGGGTCTTAAGTACAACTTTAGTTCATCTTTTACTGAAGCTAGATTAATATCTGGTTTAGAGGGTAAAAATGGGTCAATAAAAGTAAAGGCAATTTCTAAAATGAATTCAGAAAGTCAACAAAATGGTGTTGACAAATTAATTGTTTCTAAAGGAAGAACTTTCAAGCAAGGTAATTATAAAGAGGTTGTTATTGGAGAAAGTTTTGCTAAAGAAAATAAAATTAAAATTGGAGATATTGTTAGAATTAATGCTGATAAGTATGGTAAAGATGTACTTGTTAAAAATACAACAGGTAGTTCACAAGAAATTAAGGACTTAAATAATGCAATATCTACAAAAAGTGCTCAAGATGTACTTGCAATGGGGGCTTACCAAAATATGGTTTGATTCGAAGTTGTTGGGATTGGAACATCAGCCGACTTTACAACACCTTTATTAGACCAAACAACTGTAATGCCGAATGTTAAAAATGAAGTATTAATGTATATGGACCCAACTTGAATGGGTTATAACACTGCAAGTTATAATTTCAAAAACAAAAGAGATGAAAGTGTTTTAAAAACAAGATATCTTTCAACTTATGCTGTTCAAAACGCAAAAGTTGTTGTTTCTTCTGAGAATGACAGAGAATCATACTTCTCAATCAAAAGCAATGAAGGTAGATCTAAATCCGAAATTGACAAATTGAATTCAGAATACAAAGCATACATAAATGTAAAAAGAGATATTAGATATTTTTATGATAGAGATGATTCAACTTATAAATTTTCAACAAGAATAACAACTTTTAGTTCAATAATGAGTGGTTATAATGCTATGGCGACAGGTCTTATTATTGTTATTATTGTTATTGCAGGCTTTACAACAGTTTTAACAACTAAAAAACAAGTGGAATTACAAAGTAGGCAAATTGGTTGTTTGAAATCACTTGGTTATAAAAAACGTGAAGTTGTAAATAACTTCATTGCGATACCTTTAATTGTTTCTATAGCGGGAGCGTTAGCTGGTTATATACTTTCGATTTTCTTAGAAACAGTAATTGTTGGAATGTTCTCAAATTACTTCAACATAGCTTTCCTGGGATTTAAATTTAATATTGTTACTTTTAGTGCAAGTATTTTAGGATTATGATTAGCTTTAACTGTACTTGCTTATTCAATTGGTTATTGAAAAATAAGATTATCAGCTCTAACTTTATTAAAAGGTGGAGATGATAAGGTAATTAATAAATTTGCAATGAAGATTAAATCGTTGTCTGCTAAAAGACGTTTTAACCCAAGATTAAGAGTGGCTTTATTAACAACTTCTCTTGGAAAATTAGCCGGAGTTAGTGCAACAATGTTACTTAGTGCAACGCTTTTAACAACCACTGTGGTTGCTCCGAAAGTTATGTCAGACAACATGACAGCAACATTTAATGGTATGAATTATGAAAACATGGTTGAGTATACACAACCAATAGCAAATAATCCTTGGTCTTTCTACAAAACATACAACCCAAATGCTGAAAATAAAGGTTGAGGAGAGTATAAAGAAAAAATAAAAATAAGGAATGGTGGGAAAGACACCGGTCCATCTATTGGAAATGCTAGTGGTTGAACTGACGGTCGTACTGCTTACCCGTTAATCGAAGAAGCTGCTGGTAAAAAGGCTTCGGAAGCTATAGATTGAAATAAGGTTGTTAGTGAAATTGTTGGCGGAGATATTAGTCCGTATTATTATTCATATGATATAGCTGACAATGATAAGTTTTTTTGAACAGAGTTTTCATACTTGGATTGAAAAAATATGTCTACAAAATTATTGCTAAACCTTGATCAAGCATCGGTTTCAGGAATTGGATCTTCAACCGCTTTAACACAATTGCAAGGCCAATGACCTGATTATTCACAATTAACAGCTTCTGATTTACCAAATCTAGTAATGGTGGGTGATAATTTAGAACAACAACAACTTCTAAAATACACAAAAATCATGTTAAGAATTTACAACAAATATATTGGTGGTTTAAAACTAAGTTTTAATAATAATTCTTTACAAGACGGTGAGATAAATGCCAAAAAAGCAATAGGAAATCTTAATGAAGTATTTACAAAAAAACCTACAGATAAAAAGAAAGGTGTAAGTAATTATTGAATAAATGATAATAAAATAAAATCTTCAGAATATATGGAGATAAATATTGAAGACACAAGTTTCCGATGAAAAAACGAATCAGATTTATTAAATCCACAAGACTTAAATGATTCTTATCTAAACAAACTTGAAGCTGCTGACATTAAAAAACTAAATACAGCACTTACTTTATGATTTGGTGCTGTATTGGATGGAAGAATGGGTATGGCAATATTACAAACAACTTATACAAGAGCCTCTTATTTTGTTCAAGAAAAAATGAAACAAGCTTTAGAAAAAAATAAAAATTATAACATAGCCTTTAACCTAGTTCCTTATGATAATAAATTGGACGAACTTGGTACATCACTTAATGTTAATTTTAATACTTTAAATAATAAAAAAGAAAGTGCTAAAATATATGGTATTAATAGAGATTCATCTCTTGTTGATCTAAGAGATTCTAAAGGTAAAAATATTAAGGAAAATCTATTTTTAAACAAAGCTGAAAATGGGAAAGTGCCTCTTATAATAAATGAGAGTATGCAAAAAAAATTAGGAAAAGATATTGGTGCTACAGTTAGTTTTGAAGTGCTACAAGAATTACTATATAGTGATTCAAAAAAAGTGGAATATTACAATGTAAATAGTGATAACAATTCTACAATTAAATATGGTCACAATGTTGGAAACCCCACAAAAGAAGACAATTATATTGATTTTAAAGAAATGCGAACACAGTCTACATATGGTTACTATACAAATGACGGTCTTTATTCTAATAACTCAGCTGCAATATTTACATCAAACTTAGGTGGTGTTGGTTCTTCTCAAATTGCTGGATCTAATATATCTGCAAAGTATGCAGAAGATGCTACAAATACAGTTGATGTATACAACAAATACAAAAATGGAAATTTAGTAATTAATAAAGATGTGTTTTCTAAAGAATTTGAAATAGTAGGAGTTCAAGATGGTTATGGACAACCCCAAGGTTGAATAAATAACGAATCAGCAAATGAAATTTTGGGTTATGATAAAACTCAAAAATACAATTTTGAAAATTGATTTGCAAGAGAATATCCTGAAGGAAACCCAATATACAAAATGGAAATGTTTTCTGGTGAGAATGATGAAATTATACAAGGAACAAACCTTGAACAGTTCTTTACAGAAGTTTACAACGGTAAAAGAAGTTTTGAAGACTTCAAATCAAATGTTGAAAGAAGTAAGGAAAACTCGAGCTGAAGAAAAATGAACGAATTGTACAATAATTTATATCCAATATTTAATTATAAATACACTGGAGATAAAGTTATGCAAGATTTAGAGAGTGGAATGTCAATTGCGCAAAGATTTGCCGATTTTAGTTCTGTTGGTTTAAATGGAAACTACCATATGATAGAAACTGAATGTCCTCCTAAAGAGGAAAATGAAAACTCTGCTTATGAAGAAGTCGAAGATCAAAAATGTATGACAATAGATCCAAAAAACTTTAATGAAGGTTATGGTATTGGAGCTCTTTCTACAATGCTCCCAAAAGAACAAACCAGACAAATTTTAGGACAAATAACAACTTTAATAAACATGATTATGATTATGTTTATAGTAATTGCAGTTATTGTTTCAGCAACAATTATTCTTTTAACAACAAGCTTAATTATTTATGAAAACAAACAATTTATTGCAACAATGAAAACTTTAGGATATTCAAATCCTTATGTTGTAAAACAAATTCTAGGAATGTACATAATGCCTATATTAATTATGTATGTTATTGGATTTATAATAGGTTGAACTACATTTGTATTTATTGCTAATTACATGGCTATAAATACAGCTTGAGTATTACCTGTTCAATTTACAATATGATTACCATTTGCCGTATTTGGTGTTATTGCAGCAATTTATGGAGTAACATTTGGTATTGGATGATCAAACATTCAAAAAATTAACCCACTTGAAGCTTTAAAAGATAAATAG
- the truA gene encoding tRNA pseudouridine(38-40) synthase TruA: MFYYLFTIQYDGTDFCGWAKQNGQSTIQGEIEASISRVARNSIFRVVGASKTDSGVHALDQKAWVELNFQPNVEGFLKALNRSLPLGIQVTNVEEINKDFRVRNCKEKTYEYKINVGSNNVFENRFYFLPKKEINLEKMKEALNLFVGEHDFFNFSGLKKEETESIATIREIKSIDSFLQDDIFTITFKGKGFIRYQIRMIVGACLAYATGKIDLKKIKNFLELKQEKMPFIANPEGLLLKKINY, translated from the coding sequence ATGTTTTATTATTTATTTACAATTCAATATGACGGAACTGATTTTTGTGGTTGGGCCAAACAAAATGGTCAATCAACTATACAAGGAGAAATAGAGGCATCTATTTCTAGGGTTGCCAGAAACTCTATATTTAGAGTTGTTGGGGCATCAAAAACAGATTCTGGAGTTCATGCTTTGGATCAAAAAGCATGAGTAGAGCTAAACTTTCAACCTAACGTTGAAGGTTTTTTAAAAGCATTGAATAGAAGTTTACCCTTAGGAATTCAAGTGACTAATGTAGAAGAGATAAATAAAGATTTTAGAGTAAGAAATTGTAAAGAAAAAACATATGAATACAAAATAAATGTAGGTTCAAACAATGTTTTTGAAAATAGATTTTATTTCTTACCCAAAAAAGAAATAAATCTTGAAAAAATGAAAGAAGCTCTAAATTTATTTGTTGGAGAACATGATTTTTTCAATTTTTCTGGATTAAAAAAAGAGGAAACAGAATCTATTGCAACAATACGAGAAATAAAATCAATTGATTCATTTTTACAAGATGATATATTTACAATTACTTTTAAAGGTAAGGGTTTTATAAGGTATCAAATAAGAATGATAGTTGGTGCTTGCTTGGCTTATGCAACTGGTAAAATAGATTTAAAAAAAATAAAAAATTTTTTAGAATTAAAACAAGAAAAAATGCCTTTTATAGCAAACCCAGAAGGTTTGTTGCTAAAAAAAATAAACTATTAA
- a CDS encoding energy-coupling factor transporter transmembrane component T: MRMVFGRYMPHNSMIHKMDPRLKLFMIIALIVVVFFPIGYTGFVLVGSFIVLMYAVSKLSFKMLFKLFLPIMIIFVVLILINIFILKENLQGLSEGLHANVAGYGYVYKWKALYFSEKAFYSALYMTIRIFLMITLTTILTGTTQPLELTLAIEDLLWPLKLIGIPVYIFSTIISIALRMIPTLIDEAGRIMKAQSSRGIDFKNGKLVDKAKSMTSLIIPLLVSAFQKAEDLAYAMDSRGYDPHAKRTRYRQVKFRILDVIIFILGMGVFATLICYMNMPSFAQLVQIPRIDDILFSKITKQ, encoded by the coding sequence ATGAGAATGGTATTTGGTAGATATATGCCCCATAACTCAATGATTCATAAAATGGACCCTAGGTTAAAATTATTTATGATCATTGCATTAATTGTTGTTGTATTTTTCCCTATTGGTTATACAGGGTTTGTGTTGGTTGGATCTTTCATAGTGTTGATGTATGCTGTAAGTAAATTAAGTTTCAAAATGTTATTTAAATTATTTTTACCAATAATGATAATATTTGTCGTCTTGATACTTATTAATATATTTATATTAAAAGAAAACCTACAAGGTCTTTCTGAAGGTCTTCATGCAAATGTTGCAGGCTATGGTTATGTATATAAATGAAAAGCTTTATATTTTTCAGAAAAAGCTTTTTACTCAGCTTTATATATGACTATAAGAATCTTTTTAATGATTACATTAACTACAATACTTACAGGAACAACTCAACCTTTAGAGTTAACTTTAGCTATTGAAGATTTATTATGACCTTTAAAATTAATTGGAATACCTGTTTATATTTTCTCAACTATTATTTCAATTGCTTTAAGAATGATTCCTACTTTAATTGATGAAGCAGGAAGAATTATGAAAGCTCAATCATCAAGAGGAATTGACTTTAAAAATGGTAAATTGGTTGATAAAGCAAAATCAATGACATCATTAATTATTCCTTTATTAGTTTCTGCTTTCCAAAAAGCAGAAGACTTAGCTTATGCTATGGACTCAAGAGGATATGATCCTCATGCAAAAAGAACAAGATACAGACAAGTTAAATTCAGAATACTAGATGTTATTATCTTTATTTTGGGTATGGGTGTGTTTGCAACTTTAATTTGTTATATGAACATGCCTTCTTTTGCACAATTAGTACAAATTCCTAGAATTGATGACATTCTATTTTCTAAAATAACTAAACAATAG